The Carassius gibelio isolate Cgi1373 ecotype wild population from Czech Republic chromosome B11, carGib1.2-hapl.c, whole genome shotgun sequence genomic sequence gcgaaccataaatggagaaaacttggaacagtggtgaaccttcccaggagtTGCGGGCCAaccaaaattactccaagagcGCAACGAcgactcatccaggaggtcataaaagaacACAGAACAAGATCTAAATAACTGTAGCCCTCACTTGTCTCAATTAAGGGcagtgttcatgattcaacaataagaaagagactgggcaaaaacGGCATCCATGAGAGAGTTATAAGGCAAAAGCCCTGCTGACCAAAAAAACCCACAAAAGCTCGTCTCACATTTGCCAAAACATATCTTGATTTTctccaagacttttggacaaatattctgtggactgatgagaTAAAAGTTGAACCTTTTGGAAAGTGTGTATACATCTGGTGTAAAACCTAAACAGCATTTCATATAAAGAACATCATACCAACAGTCAAACATGGTGAtggtagtgtgatggtctggggtcAGGATCTGGATGACGTGCCGTAACTGACTGAACCATGAATTCTGCTctctatcagaaaatcctgaaggagaatgtccggCCGTCAGTTTGTGATCTCAAGCTCAAGCACACTTGGGttctgcagcaggacaatgatcccaaacacaccagcaagtcacctctgaatggctcaagaTAAACTAAATTTAGGTTTTGAAGCGGCCAAGTCAAAGCCCAGACTTAAATCTGATCGAGATGCTGTAACATGACCTTAAACAGTCCTTTCAGGCTCAAAAACCCAAAGAAGACTGggccaaaattcctccacagcgatgtgaaagactcattgccAGTTATCCCAGatgcttgattgcagttgttgctgcaaaGGGTGGCACAAGCAGTTATCAGATTTAAGGGGCAATTACTTTTGAACATAGTGGCAggcaggtttggacagcttttttcccttaataaatgactTGGGTTATCTTTGTGTAATTTTCACATTTGTTTGATCTCAATCATTcaagtgtgacaaatatgcaaaaaataaaaattatataataaaaaaaaacaggatatatgtatatatgtatatatatatatatatatatatatatatatatatatacatatatatatatatatattttttttttttttttttaaataagcattaaGCTCAAAGTTTAGCAATATAGGTTTTCAAATGAGACATGACACATAGCTGCTTACAACCATTTTGAAATTATTACTGTACACTATGCTAATTCGATTACTGAACAAAATCATCTTTTGACCATTCGCCGTGTCTCCTTGCCATTGCTCACAGAACTTCCTCCCACACCTGGACTTGGTGTCAACCTGTTTCCATTTCCACTACTTGCTCGTCCACCCGGCTGTGCATTAGTAGAGTTACCAGAGTCTTGAGAATTCATCCCATTTCCATTGAGAGTGTCATTACCTTCAAAGAGAAAATTTTCAATATTTCAGTTCaatatttaacaaatgaaaaGCGTTCAAAAGAGCTGAACCTTGTTATGCCATTGGATCCTCAAATTCTCAGTCAAACCTCATAACTCCATTCAGAATGAAGTAGCACCACAGATGTCTACTTCTTCATAATGCAAGGGTAAATAAAGACCTTATGTTTGGATAAGTGCACCGTTTCCTTTACTCAAGAAACTCTGTCTATAAAAgctaatgtttttgtgtgtttaaagAGCAGAGAAGAGTCTTAGTTTCTAGTTGTAGCCAATACACTTTTCTATGTTTTAAATATCCTATGCATAGCAGTTCTTATATATATTgtgagattttggccaaatgtattAAACAACAGGAGAAACAGAGCACTCATATAGCTACAATAAACTATAACCTGCAAACTGCTGAAAACATAATGCAAATAATAGTGTTGTAACGGTATGAGATTTTCACGGTATGATAATCGTCACAGAAAATATCATGGCCATACGTTTTCACGGTATACGTATTAAACAATCGAAActgattttactttatttactgaTCActgattatttattagtttaataacttatatttatcattaattattcattcaaattcataaattctggtttgacttaatttttctaGATTCTGtacttttatgatttaatacaaatatactatcaaaaatacattgtattggtcaaaattattgatttttcttttatgccaaaaatcattagtatattaagtaaagataatcttttacaaagatattttgtaaaaaaaaaaaaagaaaatgttgactattaatatgcattgctaagaacttgagAAAAggtaattttctcaatatttggatttttcttgcactctcagattccagattttcaaacagttgtttataaatagtttatttataaatctcaatttagaaaaaatgacacttaagactggttttgtggtccagggtcacatatcaaaACCTAAAAAAAGGTTGGGAAACACCGGACACATTAAAAAGTTACCTGCAGGGGCAGCAGTGCTGCTCTGGTCATTGAGTCCCTGACGGGTCACAAGAACATAGTGAATTTCCATGACCaacagttaaatattttaaataatgatttgataAATTATTAAGACAGAAATCCATCTAGACATACCGTTTTATTAATCTGGGCCAAATATTCTGGATTTGGCTCACTAAAGTTTGGCACCTCTGAATACACCATGCAGAATCTAACAAATTGgatataaaacattaattcaatcaaaatcaaatattttgggCAAGATGAAGTTAATAAGGTAATATGGTaataaggtaatatatatatatttgtctgtatttgtatttactaatattatatgtttttttatgcaaaacaatCCATATTGAAATAATATACTTCTATGATAACCATCCTGacatttacaacaacaaaaaaagaatgatTAAATAATAACTTCTTAATCATAATCTAATCAATAATCAACTCACTCTCCAATCTTCTGTAGTTCACCTCCCCTTCCAGTGTACAGCGTCAAACAGCCTTTAAAAACTGAGGCATAACTGCGGCAAAATACAAACATACTAGCAATATTTACTAAACAATTATTAAACTGTTCACTATAATCGATTGTTTATAATATTACAGAATGAATGTGTCTTTTGAGCATAGTCAACGTATGTTCAAATGTCTGAAAGAAATGTTCAATGTGCatccctgatcaaacacagtcTCACCCTTTGGTCAGTCTGATGATGTCACCCGCCTGGATGAGGCCACCGACTTCGTCCCAAACCGAGACACTGATGCTGCCCGTCTTGTCAGCCACTTTACATGAGCGCACCTCGTGACCGTCTTTGGTCTTCGTCACTCGTCCTTGAATGAGAGTTTGAGAGAAGATTCAGAATCCAGATGACTACGGTTGAGATTCGACTGTTACAGTATTTATAGCTAAATTCacaaaaggaaaatataatttacagtaataataatttcatttgaattattacattattttagagTCATGTTTTTACCATCTGTATAATGGTGGTTGTCATAATACTTTAATAggttaaaaatagtaatgtggtATATTAACACTATTtcagttaataaaatatacaattacaattactttttttttttgtagatttttaGTCCAAGCAAACATATCCGCTGTTAAATTTCATGgaattgttatttattaacactacattaattaatatacttaaatatattttaaaaaggaatTAAATGTCAATGACAGATAGAGccaataaaaaaagtacaaaaattcaAAGGATTAACATGAGTGCATGATGAATATGGAAATAATACAACCCTAGGGCATAGAAAAAGTTTTGCAGCGTTTAGTACCATAGTACAATAACAGAACTGTTTTTTAAGAGACTATAATGCTTAAGCCATTATTAGAGCCACTCCAGTTATTCTCAAAATTCAGTATTGTGTATGGCTATTGTTGGTTTCTGTATGATACAACTCTTGTGTTTTTCCTGTCGGTCGATGCTCACTTTAATAAAAAGCATTGCCAAATAATACAATGTTAAtgcagttaaattattattatgtgtctTCCTTCTGTTCATGTAGGTAATGTGTGGTTTGGACACCTGTTTCCAGCACGATGAAGATGACATTGAGATTCTTGAGTCCAGGTTTAATGTCCTTCACATGAGTCTCTGTGCTCATGATCAGTCTGCTTCTGCCCAAATCCTACAAAAACTGATACACAACATGTCAGTACACATTAACTCTCACTATTGCAAGACAATACCGATGCATGTatgcaaataactttttttttttttttttttgtcgaacAAACATTCATTTCGCTGTGACGACACATGCACGTGCAACACTGACAGCTGATCAACAATACTACACATTTTCAAATCAGGAAACTAATGGAAACACCTCATGTTTAGCGCTGAGCTATGGATGCCTTTTCTGTTTAAATAGTAACGTTAGCCTACTACATCTGCAACACTTTGTGTGAATAATCTTAAAAATACTCACTTCTCGTAATCGTATTTAAGACACCAAATGTtctgacagctgtcaatcatcacAGTTAACCTGTGCATTCAACTACCGCTTTCAGTGGTtgacggttttttttttttctaaaacgtCATGACGCCATGTTTTCCGTACGTCATGGCGTAGTTATCCGTATACGAACTGCACAAGttcaaaccatagactgtataaaaatatatgcagAATTTGTAATAGGTTGTAACATACATGCGTGTTAATCCCTGTTTAAACAGTCTATGGTTAATCCACATATGATAGATATCTAGGCTGCATGTAACGCGTTAAAAGCGTGCATTTAATCCCTAATTCATTTGATCCGAGGGAGTTTTCGACTTTTTAAGGTAACTTAAGAGTAATTAAAATAAGTGTG encodes the following:
- the LOC127967838 gene encoding SOSS complex subunit B1-B-like yields the protein MSTETHVKDIKPGLKNLNVIFIVLETGRVTKTKDGHEVRSCKVADKTGSISVSVWDEVGGLIQAGDIIRLTKGYASVFKGCLTLYTGRGGELQKIGEFCMVYSEVPNFSEPNPEYLAQINKTGLNDQSSTAAPAGNDTLNGNGMNSQDSGNSTNAQPGGRASSGNGNRLTPSPGVGGSSVSNGKETRRMVKR